A single region of the Pararhodospirillum photometricum DSM 122 genome encodes:
- a CDS encoding DUF1318 domain-containing protein, whose protein sequence is MKALGGLALGVYLFGLAGAAQAMDLETARAQGILCEGQDGLVRVLTGGPEATALAETTNARRLQIYRDSAQRQGVGVEQVQAVSGASLRQKHPACP, encoded by the coding sequence ATGAAAGCCCTCGGTGGCCTTGCTCTTGGTGTGTACCTCTTTGGACTCGCAGGAGCGGCCCAGGCCATGGACCTCGAAACCGCCCGCGCCCAAGGAATCCTCTGCGAGGGGCAAGACGGCTTGGTGCGGGTCCTGACAGGCGGTCCCGAGGCCACGGCCCTGGCGGAGACCACCAATGCACGGCGCCTCCAAATCTACCGCGACTCCGCCCAGCGCCAGGGCGTAGGGGTGGAGCAGGTCCAAGCGGTGAGTGGCGCATCCCTCCGGCAAAAACACCCGGCGTGCCCCTGA
- a CDS encoding class I SAM-dependent RNA methyltransferase: protein MSRPPAAITAHVASLGDRGDGVTEPVAGRHYYVPGALPGEEIRLIPGPRRGDGWAATLESVLSPSPNRVAPPCPHAAQCGGCDLLHLDPAAQATWKRAKVERALAHRGLDDVMVRPLLSVGLGTRRRLAVGLRGRKAGGVAGFHERASSRLIDTPSCCLPTPALHQALAVLRHHAGDFLEPGEEVQALLTETETGVDVVIDAPRGPDLAVREALVALAQTADFARVALRRKSTVDPVAERRAPTLTLGGQELRLPPGPFLQPSREGEGHLVALVLEALAGLAPGSRVVDLFCGVGTFSVPLAATGLQVEAYDEAATAVAPLSRASTRIRAQARDLFRNPLAGGEWQGVTAAVLDPPRAGAQGQTQALAEAGPAHLALVSCAPGTFARDLRVLVEAGYEVAWVQPVDQFTGSHHVEVVAKVTRG, encoded by the coding sequence ATGAGCCGTCCCCCTGCCGCCATCACCGCCCACGTCGCTTCTTTAGGCGACCGGGGCGACGGGGTGACCGAACCGGTCGCCGGTCGGCACTATTATGTGCCCGGCGCCTTGCCCGGCGAAGAGATCCGCCTGATCCCGGGACCGCGCCGGGGCGACGGCTGGGCCGCCACCTTGGAGAGCGTTCTCAGCCCCTCCCCCAACCGGGTCGCGCCCCCCTGCCCCCATGCCGCCCAGTGCGGGGGCTGCGACCTGCTCCACCTGGATCCGGCGGCGCAGGCCACCTGGAAGCGGGCCAAGGTCGAGCGCGCCCTGGCCCATCGGGGTCTTGACGATGTCATGGTGCGGCCGCTGCTCTCGGTCGGCCTGGGCACGCGTCGGCGCTTGGCCGTGGGACTGCGCGGGCGCAAGGCCGGCGGCGTGGCCGGATTTCACGAGCGGGCCTCCTCGCGGCTGATTGACACCCCAAGCTGCTGCCTGCCCACCCCCGCCTTGCACCAAGCTCTGGCCGTGCTGCGTCACCACGCCGGGGACTTTCTGGAACCGGGTGAAGAGGTCCAGGCCCTGCTGACCGAAACCGAGACCGGGGTAGATGTGGTGATCGACGCGCCACGGGGCCCGGATCTAGCGGTCCGCGAAGCCCTGGTGGCGCTCGCGCAAACGGCCGATTTCGCCCGCGTTGCCCTGCGTCGCAAAAGCACGGTGGATCCGGTGGCCGAGCGTCGCGCCCCCACCTTGACCCTGGGCGGGCAGGAACTCCGGCTGCCGCCCGGCCCTTTCCTGCAACCCAGCCGCGAAGGCGAGGGCCATCTGGTGGCTTTGGTGCTGGAGGCCCTGGCCGGCCTAGCCCCGGGCAGCCGGGTGGTCGATCTGTTTTGCGGCGTGGGCACCTTTAGTGTGCCCCTGGCGGCGACCGGACTTCAGGTCGAGGCTTACGACGAGGCGGCCACGGCGGTGGCCCCGCTGTCCCGGGCAAGCACTCGGATCCGGGCGCAGGCCCGCGATCTGTTTCGCAACCCCTTGGCGGGCGGCGAGTGGCAAGGAGTGACGGCGGCGGTCCTGGATCCGCCCCGGGCCGGCGCCCAAGGGCAGACCCAGGCCCTGGCCGAGGCGGGGCCGGCTCATCTCGCCTTGGTGTCCTGCGCGCCAGGGACGTTTGCCCGCGACCTGCGGGTGCTGGTGGAGGCGGGCTATGAGGTGGCATGGGTCCAGCCGGTGGATCAGTTCACCGGCTCGCATCATGTCGAGGTGGTAGCCAAGGTAACACGGGGATAA
- a CDS encoding AarF/UbiB family protein: MPIETLVQAPQATRDRVMTVLIGLLFRELFEFQLMQTDPNFANYRYQPTTGRVVLLDFGATREFSPLMADQFRRLMHAGFAGGREAMRASLLDIGFFAEDTAVHHQRLMLEMVEMSFEPLKRPGAFDFADNDLALRMRDAGHALGADRDFWHIPPMDTLFMQRKFAGVYMLATRLKARVDLRAVLDSCL; the protein is encoded by the coding sequence GTGCCGATCGAGACCTTGGTGCAAGCCCCGCAGGCGACCCGTGACCGCGTCATGACCGTGCTGATTGGGTTGCTGTTTCGCGAATTGTTCGAGTTTCAGCTCATGCAAACCGACCCCAACTTTGCCAACTACCGCTATCAACCGACCACGGGGCGGGTTGTGCTGCTGGACTTCGGGGCGACACGGGAATTCAGTCCCCTGATGGCGGACCAGTTCCGCCGGCTGATGCATGCCGGGTTTGCGGGGGGGCGTGAGGCGATGCGCGCCAGCCTTCTCGATATCGGCTTTTTTGCCGAGGACACTGCCGTGCATCACCAGCGCCTGATGCTGGAGATGGTCGAGATGTCTTTTGAGCCCCTGAAGCGCCCCGGTGCGTTCGATTTTGCCGATAATGATCTGGCGCTTCGCATGCGCGACGCCGGTCATGCCCTGGGGGCCGATCGGGATTTCTGGCACATTCCGCCCATGGATACCCTTTTTATGCAGCGCAAGTTCGCGGGGGTCTACATGCTGGCGACACGACTTAAGGCTAGGGTTGATTTGCGAGCTGTTCTTGATTCTTGTTTGTGA
- a CDS encoding type II toxin-antitoxin system VapC family toxin: MRYLLDTNIISDIAKPAPSESLLAWMGEQNDEDLFIASLTVAEIRRGVLQKPAGKRRNQLEAWFSGPEGPQELFAGRILSFDENAGLIWARLMAEGKSQGRPRSALDTIIAAVAEAHGCIVVTDNEKDFAGVTIINPLRASGHL, from the coding sequence ATGCGCTATCTGCTCGACACCAACATCATCAGCGACATCGCGAAGCCGGCCCCGTCGGAATCCTTGCTCGCATGGATGGGGGAACAAAACGACGAAGACCTTTTTATCGCCTCGCTGACCGTCGCCGAAATCCGTCGAGGTGTTCTGCAGAAGCCGGCCGGCAAACGCCGCAATCAGCTTGAGGCATGGTTCTCTGGACCGGAGGGGCCCCAGGAACTTTTCGCGGGCCGCATTCTCTCCTTTGACGAAAACGCCGGCCTGATCTGGGCGCGCCTGATGGCGGAGGGAAAATCGCAGGGTCGGCCCCGCAGCGCGCTCGACACGATCATCGCCGCCGTCGCCGAGGCTCACGGATGCATCGTCGTCACCGATAATGAGAAAGACTTTGCCGGCGTAACAATCATCAATCCGCTGCGCGCATCAGGTCACCTATGA
- the dusA gene encoding tRNA dihydrouridine(20/20a) synthase DusA: MTPSRLSPVNPRKTVLPSTPHRLCVAPMMDWTDRHDRWFLRQISRHTLLYTEMVTSQALRHGDPERLLGHDPEEAPLALQLGGSDPEDLAHAARLARPWGFCEINLNVGCPSDRVSKGRFGACLMAEPALVAECLSALAEAVPGLPVTIKHRIGIDDLDTYDHLTRFVDHVRRSGTTTFIVHARKAWLHGLSPKENRTVPPLRHDVVHRLKADFPDLTIVLNGGITSLDAALAALTEGQTPEGLPPVDGVMIGRAAYETPYILAEADQRVFGAETPVPDRAAIVRALIPYGEALVARGEPITRLTRHVLGLFHGVPGARGWRRVLSEEAFRPGTDARVLLAALAQVERLSHDEMRT, from the coding sequence ATGACACCATCACGCCTCTCTCCCGTTAACCCCAGGAAGACCGTGTTGCCCTCCACGCCCCACCGCCTTTGCGTGGCGCCCATGATGGACTGGACCGACCGTCATGATCGCTGGTTCTTGCGCCAGATCAGCCGCCATACTTTATTATATACTGAAATGGTCACCTCCCAAGCCCTGCGCCACGGTGATCCCGAGCGGCTCCTGGGGCACGATCCCGAGGAAGCCCCGCTGGCCCTGCAACTGGGGGGCAGCGACCCCGAGGATCTGGCGCATGCGGCCCGGCTGGCCCGGCCCTGGGGCTTTTGCGAGATTAATCTCAATGTGGGCTGTCCGTCGGACCGGGTGAGCAAGGGCCGCTTTGGGGCATGCCTGATGGCCGAGCCTGCTCTGGTCGCCGAGTGCCTGAGCGCCTTGGCCGAGGCGGTGCCGGGCCTGCCGGTGACCATCAAACACCGCATCGGCATTGACGACCTTGATACCTACGACCACCTGACCCGCTTTGTGGACCACGTGCGGCGCTCGGGAACCACGACGTTCATCGTCCACGCCCGTAAGGCTTGGCTGCATGGCCTGAGCCCCAAGGAAAACCGTACGGTCCCACCGTTGCGCCATGACGTGGTCCACCGGCTGAAGGCCGACTTCCCCGACCTGACGATCGTCTTGAATGGCGGCATCACCAGCCTGGACGCGGCCCTGGCGGCCCTGACCGAGGGCCAGACGCCCGAGGGCCTGCCCCCGGTCGATGGCGTGATGATCGGGCGGGCAGCCTATGAAACGCCCTATATTCTGGCGGAAGCTGACCAACGGGTGTTTGGCGCCGAAACCCCGGTCCCCGACCGTGCGGCAATCGTGCGGGCCCTGATCCCTTACGGCGAGGCCCTGGTGGCGCGCGGCGAGCCTATCACCCGCCTGACCCGCCATGTGCTGGGCCTGTTCCATGGCGTGCCTGGGGCGCGGGGCTGGCGCCGGGTGTTAAGCGAGGAGGCGTTCCGCCCCGGGACCGATGCCCGGGTCCTGCTGGCGGCTCTGGCCCAGGTGGAGCGGCTGTCGCACGACGAAATGAGGACGTGA
- a CDS encoding methyl-accepting chemotaxis protein, which translates to MMGQGSLLSLFRSKGDQSTLGFDPSPDPLQAEHALARQQIQVMIDGRYVDVHGGSLELTREIALLSDKLCSALEAHLERSVLLSINVNSTVIAAAGAKKGLVGTLERVQAMAAASEEMSSAIEGIAEATTTTAVEAQGVFDLARDSRRDSDRAIQAMDAISSAVRDASDKVGAMAEASAQIDSMVTLINDIASQTNLLALNATIEAARAGEAGKGFAVVASEVKNLANQTSRATEDIRRRVEALREETHKIRTSMAAGSEAVLQGAGVITATIRSLHDIEHRAEAVSHGVGEVLDLLGQQRSASGEIAEGVTSIVALAHENVDEIENILKAIDRLEKLTEEQIEVLARTPFPARDLLRAKADHMIWRKHLADMLVGRVTLNPRELSDHTTCRLGHWYAAAPEALKRTQAFRDLLEPHRQVHALGIQAVEAWTRQDYASAVALVRQVDGPSQKVQDLLDALIRQVRDEAAGRR; encoded by the coding sequence ATGATGGGGCAGGGAAGCCTTTTATCATTGTTTCGCTCTAAAGGGGATCAATCAACTCTGGGGTTTGACCCCTCCCCGGATCCCCTTCAGGCAGAGCATGCCCTGGCCCGCCAGCAGATACAGGTGATGATTGATGGCCGGTATGTTGATGTGCACGGAGGAAGCCTGGAACTGACGCGCGAGATTGCCCTGCTCTCGGACAAACTGTGCAGCGCTCTTGAAGCCCACCTGGAACGATCGGTTCTCCTTTCCATTAACGTCAACTCAACGGTGATCGCCGCCGCCGGGGCCAAGAAAGGACTGGTGGGGACCTTGGAGCGGGTTCAGGCCATGGCGGCCGCCTCCGAGGAAATGTCCTCGGCCATCGAAGGAATTGCCGAAGCCACCACCACCACCGCTGTCGAAGCCCAAGGCGTGTTCGATCTGGCCCGCGACAGCCGCCGGGACTCCGACCGGGCCATTCAGGCGATGGACGCCATTTCCTCGGCCGTGCGCGACGCCTCCGACAAGGTCGGCGCCATGGCCGAGGCGTCGGCGCAGATCGATAGCATGGTCACCCTGATCAACGATATTGCCAGCCAGACCAACCTGCTGGCCCTTAACGCCACCATCGAGGCGGCCCGGGCCGGGGAGGCGGGCAAGGGCTTTGCCGTGGTCGCCTCGGAAGTCAAGAATCTGGCCAATCAGACCTCGCGGGCGACCGAGGATATTCGTCGGCGTGTTGAGGCCCTGCGGGAAGAAACCCATAAGATCCGCACCTCCATGGCCGCGGGCTCCGAGGCGGTCCTTCAAGGGGCCGGGGTGATTACCGCCACCATTCGCTCCCTTCACGACATCGAACACCGGGCCGAGGCGGTCAGCCACGGGGTTGGCGAGGTGCTCGATCTCTTGGGGCAGCAACGCTCCGCGTCCGGCGAAATCGCCGAGGGAGTCACGTCCATTGTTGCGCTCGCGCACGAAAATGTAGACGAAATAGAGAATATCCTTAAAGCCATTGATCGCTTGGAAAAATTGACAGAGGAGCAGATCGAGGTTCTCGCCAGGACGCCGTTCCCCGCCCGCGACCTCCTGCGCGCCAAGGCCGACCATATGATTTGGCGCAAGCACTTGGCCGACATGCTGGTCGGGCGCGTCACCCTGAACCCCCGCGAGTTGTCCGATCATACCACCTGCCGCCTGGGTCACTGGTACGCCGCCGCGCCCGAGGCCCTCAAACGCACCCAGGCCTTCCGCGATCTCCTGGAACCCCACCGGCAAGTGCACGCCCTCGGTATTCAGGCCGTCGAAGCCTGGACTCGCCAAGACTACGCAAGCGCCGTTGCCCTCGTCCGACAGGTCGATGGCCCTTCCCAAAAAGTCCAGGACCTGCTGGATGCCCTCATCCGCCAAGTGCGCGACGAAGCCGCCGGCCGGCGCTGA
- a CDS encoding family 2A encapsulin nanocompartment shell protein — translation MTEILEHPTALGDVAARQLANATKTAPQMTSISPRWLVRCLEWVPVEAGIFRVNKVKDPSAVAVECSGRDERALPQTFVDYEEKPRELMLSAVNTVVDIHTRVSDLYSVPHNQIAEQLRLSIEAIKERQENELINNPEYGLLSNVDPAFTLSTRVGPPTPDDLDELISRVWKQPGFFLAHPRTIAAFGRECTRRGVPPAIVTLFGSPFLTWRGLPLIPSDKVRIENGRSKILLLRTGQARQGVVGLFQPNLPGEQSMGLSVRFMGINQKAIASYLISLYCSLAVLTEDALGVLENVEVDKYHVYA, via the coding sequence ATGACCGAGATCTTGGAACACCCGACCGCGTTGGGTGATGTGGCCGCACGCCAGTTGGCCAACGCCACCAAAACCGCTCCGCAGATGACCAGCATCTCGCCGCGCTGGCTGGTGCGGTGCTTGGAGTGGGTGCCGGTTGAGGCCGGCATTTTCCGCGTGAACAAGGTCAAGGATCCGTCGGCGGTGGCGGTGGAGTGCTCGGGACGCGACGAGCGAGCCCTACCCCAAACCTTTGTTGATTACGAAGAAAAACCGCGGGAGCTGATGTTGAGCGCGGTCAACACCGTGGTCGATATTCACACGCGGGTCTCGGATCTCTATTCCGTTCCCCACAACCAGATTGCCGAGCAGTTGCGCCTGTCGATCGAGGCCATCAAGGAGCGGCAGGAAAACGAACTGATCAACAACCCGGAATACGGCCTGCTGTCCAACGTTGACCCGGCTTTTACCCTGTCAACCCGCGTCGGGCCGCCGACCCCCGATGATCTGGACGAGCTGATCTCGCGGGTCTGGAAACAGCCCGGCTTTTTCCTGGCCCACCCGCGCACCATCGCCGCCTTTGGCCGTGAGTGCACGCGCCGGGGCGTGCCGCCGGCCATCGTCACCTTGTTCGGCTCGCCCTTCCTGACGTGGCGCGGCCTGCCCTTGATCCCCTCGGACAAGGTCCGCATCGAAAACGGCCGCTCCAAGATCCTGCTGCTGCGCACCGGGCAAGCCCGCCAGGGCGTGGTGGGCTTGTTCCAGCCCAACCTGCCGGGCGAACAGAGCATGGGCTTGTCGGTCCGCTTCATGGGCATCAACCAGAAGGCTATCGCGTCCTACTTGATTTCGCTCTACTGCTCGCTGGCCGTCCTGACCGAGGACGCGCTGGGCGTGCTGGAGAACGTCGAAGTGGACAAGTACCATGTCTACGCCTGA
- a CDS encoding YnbE family lipoprotein — MRPARSSLGPVALALLLSSACQPTLRVEAPDKPIRIDLNVKIEQDVRIRLEQSVQDLHKANPDIF; from the coding sequence ATGCGCCCGGCCCGCTCGTCTCTCGGTCCTGTTGCCCTGGCCCTGCTGTTGAGCTCGGCCTGCCAACCCACGCTGCGCGTGGAAGCCCCCGACAAGCCGATCCGCATCGATCTGAATGTCAAAATCGAGCAAGATGTGCGCATTCGCCTCGAACAGAGTGTTCAGGATCTGCACAAGGCAAATCCCGACATTTTCTAG
- a CDS encoding intermembrane phospholipid transport protein YdbH family protein yields MPRLRPHPSAHTLLRVLALVGLGAGGVTLVATRLSIAEGLLAHALPLAGLPAIEAQVSTWGLDRLVIEHARTSDGRLGWRRLDITLALDTLWTGRVREIALEAPQVTIDPWTPGDTPLGLAIPAQRLSVTEGQITVKAPEGDKPLLIAHVEGQVESPAEGPRLSVPHLDVRVLPEETAGLAGWTLEAPLTLRLDGPALMETGPTGTPTQGQAAVMTQAPVRLGTPWGPLTLAAPRLDIRYETGAPPALALVADSVRLGGGEARGVEGHVTVSEGLPTVRVTARLERLPGETSRRTEDSASRPLPVRVDLVPQPADGEAPRRLALTARVDLPADAPALTVSGWTSADGATGDLRLANTVVPLSPQGMRPTDFHQALGEVWDEVTGGLRVEGGLAWDRRGLHPALTLGLETLDGLLFGLPVTGVNAQTRLDRLWPVQSPWFEARVALLSVGLPLRDGLITMRFDGRGKLAIDEARFVLAGGTVSAQKVSFSLKGGAFTLPMTVLRVSLAEIADVLALEGLDASGHLSGQIPLRRAADGTLWIDQARLDADQAGTLRYRPPSSPGAIAAGPQGLDMLLAALDNFQYKSLSLTLDGPLEERLKGGLTIEGANPDLYNGYPFHLTIALDGALSQLIRQSLRAYTLPERLKSLKPWLRSQQSPSVHP; encoded by the coding sequence GTGCCCCGCCTGCGTCCCCATCCCTCTGCGCATACCTTGCTCCGGGTTCTGGCCCTGGTCGGACTGGGCGCCGGAGGAGTCACCTTGGTGGCCACCCGCTTGTCGATCGCCGAGGGGCTGTTGGCCCATGCCCTGCCGCTGGCCGGCCTTCCAGCGATTGAGGCCCAGGTCAGCACTTGGGGTCTGGATCGCCTTGTCATCGAGCACGCGCGCACCTCGGACGGCCGCTTGGGCTGGCGACGCCTCGACATAACGCTGGCTCTGGACACCTTGTGGACGGGCCGAGTACGGGAGATTGCTCTCGAGGCGCCGCAGGTGACCATCGATCCCTGGACCCCCGGCGACACCCCCCTGGGTCTTGCGATTCCGGCGCAGCGTCTGAGCGTGACCGAGGGCCAGATCACGGTGAAGGCCCCCGAGGGGGACAAGCCGCTGCTCATCGCCCATGTCGAAGGGCAAGTGGAAAGCCCGGCCGAGGGCCCCCGTCTCAGCGTCCCCCATCTGGACGTGCGGGTGCTGCCCGAGGAAACGGCGGGCCTCGCCGGCTGGACCCTGGAGGCCCCCCTGACGTTGCGCCTCGATGGCCCGGCGCTGATGGAAACCGGTCCCACCGGCACCCCCACCCAAGGCCAAGCGGCGGTGATGACCCAAGCCCCGGTGCGCCTGGGTACCCCCTGGGGGCCCCTGACCCTGGCCGCCCCCCGCCTCGACATCCGCTACGAGACCGGAGCCCCGCCGGCCCTGGCCCTCGTGGCCGACAGCGTGCGCTTGGGCGGGGGGGAGGCCCGGGGGGTGGAGGGTCACGTCACGGTGAGCGAGGGCCTGCCCACGGTGCGGGTGACGGCCCGCCTGGAGCGCCTACCGGGCGAAACCTCCCGGCGCACCGAGGACAGCGCGTCCCGCCCCCTCCCCGTGCGCGTTGACCTTGTGCCACAACCGGCCGATGGCGAGGCCCCTCGCCGCCTAGCCCTGACCGCCCGGGTGGATCTCCCGGCCGATGCCCCAGCCCTGACGGTAAGCGGGTGGACCTCGGCCGATGGCGCGACGGGCGACCTGCGCCTTGCCAACACCGTGGTGCCCCTCTCCCCGCAGGGGATGCGCCCCACCGATTTCCATCAGGCCCTTGGTGAGGTGTGGGACGAGGTCACGGGAGGTCTACGGGTCGAGGGCGGCCTCGCCTGGGATCGCCGGGGCCTCCATCCGGCCCTCACCCTAGGCCTCGAAACCCTGGACGGGCTGCTGTTTGGTCTCCCCGTCACCGGTGTGAACGCCCAAACCCGCCTGGATCGCCTGTGGCCCGTCCAAAGCCCCTGGTTCGAGGCCCGTGTGGCCTTGCTATCGGTGGGCTTGCCCCTGCGGGACGGCCTGATCACCATGCGCTTCGACGGACGCGGGAAACTCGCGATTGATGAAGCCCGCTTTGTCCTGGCCGGCGGCACGGTGAGTGCGCAAAAAGTTTCCTTCTCCCTCAAAGGGGGAGCCTTCACGCTCCCCATGACGGTCTTACGGGTCTCTCTGGCTGAAATCGCCGACGTGCTGGCACTGGAGGGGCTGGACGCCTCGGGCCATCTGAGCGGCCAGATCCCCTTGCGGCGTGCCGCCGATGGCACCCTTTGGATCGACCAAGCCCGGCTCGACGCCGACCAAGCCGGCACCTTGCGCTACCGCCCGCCCAGTTCCCCCGGCGCCATCGCGGCGGGACCTCAGGGCCTGGACATGCTGTTGGCAGCCCTGGACAATTTCCAGTACAAATCCCTTTCCCTGACCCTCGACGGTCCGCTGGAGGAACGCCTGAAGGGAGGTCTCACGATTGAGGGCGCCAATCCTGACCTCTATAATGGCTACCCCTTCCACCTCACCATTGCCCTGGACGGCGCGTTAAGCCAATTGATCCGGCAATCGTTGCGGGCCTATACCCTCCCCGAACGCTTGAAAAGCCTAAAACCTTGGTTGCGATCTCAGCAATCACCGTCGGTCCATCCTTAA
- a CDS encoding AarF/UbiB family protein gives MTQSSSSSRPLAVPRGPLVRMARFGGLAATLAGSVAVNGARQIAQGKRPKASDLLLTPANARKVADQLAHLRGAAMKVGQLLSMDAGDVLPPELAEIMGRLRADAHFMPSGQLRRMLKQNWGAGWLDRFETFPLQPIAAASIGQVHRARTVDGRDLAIKVQYPGVRRSIDSDVANVAALMRFSGAVPKELDVAPLLEEAKRQLHEEADYEREARYLVRFAELLRESPDFVVPAFASDLSTHEVLAMEFVEGGADRDLGASPAGDP, from the coding sequence ATGACTCAGTCTTCCTCTTCCTCCCGTCCCCTGGCCGTGCCCCGGGGGCCGCTGGTGCGCATGGCTCGCTTTGGGGGGCTGGCCGCGACTCTGGCGGGCAGTGTGGCCGTGAACGGGGCGCGGCAGATCGCCCAGGGCAAGCGCCCCAAGGCGAGCGATCTGCTGCTGACGCCGGCCAACGCCCGCAAGGTGGCGGATCAGTTGGCGCACCTGCGCGGCGCGGCCATGAAGGTGGGGCAACTGCTCTCCATGGATGCGGGGGATGTGCTGCCCCCGGAGCTGGCCGAGATCATGGGGCGGCTGCGGGCCGACGCTCACTTCATGCCAAGCGGCCAGTTGCGCCGGATGTTGAAACAAAACTGGGGGGCGGGTTGGCTTGATCGCTTCGAGACCTTCCCCTTGCAGCCGATCGCGGCCGCGTCCATTGGTCAGGTGCACCGCGCCCGCACGGTGGACGGGCGTGATCTGGCGATCAAGGTGCAGTATCCCGGTGTGCGGCGCAGCATTGACAGCGATGTGGCCAATGTCGCTGCCTTGATGCGGTTTTCAGGCGCGGTGCCCAAGGAACTGGACGTGGCTCCCTTGCTGGAGGAGGCCAAGCGTCAGTTGCATGAGGAAGCAGACTACGAGCGCGAGGCCCGCTATCTCGTGCGCTTTGCCGAGTTGTTGCGCGAGAGCCCCGACTTTGTGGTGCCGGCCTTCGCCTCCGATCTTAGCACCCATGAAGTTCTGGCTATGGAGTTTGTCGAGGGGGGTGCCGATCGAGACCTTGGTGCAAGCCCCGCAGGCGACCCGTGA
- a CDS encoding Panacea domain-containing protein, producing MTSIRSPLVDSTFDVVNWFLDRALNDGEYLQPQKLHRLMFLAQAYCAVAHNGRRLMPAVFVADAMGPLEPNVYRAFENERPWISEVKMSEAAKQVLDSIWRRFGAHSADHLSRAVRRHPPYVDAWTEGPRTVITEEAMVAFYGQFQAGKTPALRDDPGADDADAAPALETVLRPRVLRSHKGRPVNAMPWVPKARKDP from the coding sequence ATGACTTCGATCCGATCTCCCCTGGTCGATTCGACCTTCGATGTGGTCAACTGGTTTCTTGACCGCGCCCTCAACGATGGGGAATACCTCCAGCCCCAGAAGCTGCATCGGCTGATGTTTCTGGCCCAGGCTTATTGCGCCGTAGCTCACAACGGGCGGCGCTTGATGCCCGCCGTGTTTGTCGCCGACGCCATGGGGCCTCTCGAGCCCAACGTTTACCGCGCCTTTGAGAACGAACGCCCCTGGATCAGCGAAGTCAAGATGTCCGAGGCGGCCAAGCAGGTTTTGGACAGCATTTGGCGACGCTTTGGCGCCCATTCGGCCGACCATCTCTCGCGGGCTGTGCGCCGCCACCCCCCTTATGTTGATGCCTGGACCGAAGGACCGCGCACCGTGATCACCGAGGAGGCGATGGTGGCCTTCTACGGCCAGTTTCAGGCCGGCAAGACCCCGGCTTTGCGCGACGACCCCGGCGCGGACGACGCCGACGCGGCGCCCGCCCTGGAAACCGTGCTGCGCCCCCGCGTCTTGCGCTCGCACAAGGGCCGCCCCGTCAATGCCATGCCCTGGGTCCCCAAAGCCCGCAAAGACCCCTAA
- a CDS encoding YitT family protein — MSHTIKPLLEMWSRDPARHAPLEDAQGLAAGCLISALGLSFLASVGLLTGGIAGLAFLLHYATGLPFGVLFFSLNLPFAYLAYRRLGPAFCGKSFLAIAVTSVLTDLQPHLLTISWIHPAWASVLGGLLLGFGLLALYRHRASLGGIGILAVYLQERLGWRAGLVQLAFDLSILALAFLVAAPAIVFYSAVGALVLNLFVAINHRADRYIARR; from the coding sequence ATGAGCCACACCATCAAGCCCTTGCTGGAAATGTGGAGCCGCGACCCGGCCCGTCATGCGCCCCTTGAGGATGCGCAGGGGCTGGCCGCCGGATGTTTGATCTCGGCGTTGGGGCTGTCGTTTTTGGCCAGTGTCGGGCTATTGACGGGGGGGATCGCAGGCCTTGCCTTCTTGTTGCATTATGCGACGGGGCTTCCCTTTGGGGTGTTGTTCTTTTCTCTGAACCTGCCGTTTGCCTACTTGGCGTACCGTCGCCTGGGGCCGGCGTTTTGCGGCAAGAGTTTTCTGGCCATCGCCGTGACCTCGGTCCTGACCGACCTTCAGCCCCACCTGTTGACCATCTCCTGGATCCATCCGGCCTGGGCCAGTGTTTTGGGCGGGCTTCTTTTGGGGTTTGGCCTGTTGGCGCTTTATCGCCACCGGGCCAGCCTGGGGGGGATTGGCATTCTTGCGGTCTATCTGCAAGAACGGTTGGGCTGGCGGGCCGGATTGGTTCAACTGGCGTTTGACCTTTCCATCCTGGCCTTGGCGTTCCTGGTCGCCGCTCCGGCCATCGTCTTCTACTCGGCGGTGGGAGCGTTGGTTTTGAATTTGTTTGTGGCCATCAACCACCGCGCCGATCGCTACATCGCCCGGCGCTGA